The Hordeum vulgare subsp. vulgare chromosome 4H, MorexV3_pseudomolecules_assembly, whole genome shotgun sequence genomic interval TGTTTCACCTGAGTTGGGCTGACTTTTAATTAAGCTAATGTATTATTTTTTGTTGGCTTCGTTTTTATCCGGCAGTCTGGTGTGTGTGGCGAACTATGTTCTGTGTGTGTGTGGTTCTGATGTTCTTACACGGTCAACGCATGGGCGGCACATTCACCTTGGAGTGAACCCAAGCTCATCGCACATCGGTGATTCAGATGGGCCGACCGATGGCTCCAAATCGACACATCAGGATCCAACTTTCCTAGGAAGCTTAGAATCTTAGAAGTTATGAACAAGGGGAGGGGGGGGATGGAATGAAAATTTGTACGAAAAGTACGGCTTGGAGAAAAACCCCAGATCCGTCGTTAACACATTTGACAAAACTTCTGAACAAACTGTCAAACTGAACCAAAGACGGGCAGGCAAGCCGGCTTGGCAATGGTTTGAGACCCTAGACTGTGCAAACTAATCAAAATTACTAACGTAATCCAAATTTATGCTGACCAAAATCTCCAGATGGAACCAACAAAGGTACAAAACCATTTCATAACTTTGGGTCGAACCCATTGGCTCCAACTGAACGCGTGCGCCTCATAGCGAGTAGTTTATGTACTGCTCGGCCCATGTAGGAGGCACCATTGAACTCCCTTTCGGTCGATTTTTTAAGCTAGAATTATTTGTGTATTTTTTTCTGCGTTTTCTCCTTGTGGTTCTGTCTTGGttattcttttgttttttttcaatTCGTGATTATTTTTTAAATTTACAATTTTCCATATTTGTGTTTTTTCTCAAAATTCAAACCTTTTTTAAATCCATGATCATTATTTAAATTTGTGTTTTTTCAAAATtatgatttttttgtaaatttgtgAACATTGGTCAAATTCATGAACATCTTTGTATTGTAATCAATTTTTAAAAGTTAAGAGAAAAATCAGACTTTTTTTTCCTAAGCCAGTAGACTACCCATCGCAAAAGACGAACGAAAAAAAACCCAACCGAACACGTGGCAACCCCACGCGAACATCGTTCGTCAAGCGAGCGGTTAATGGGCCGCATCCGACACAGGTGACGTCCCTTGCGAGCTGGTTCACCAACTAGAGCTTAACGCGCCGGCTTAACATGCCGAATAGGAGGTTTCCTTCCCCGGATATTGCATGCATACCTACTGTCTTGAATGTTGAATGCATCCCCTCGCTGGTCTCCTCCCTCGATTTAGGGACGATTTGTGGGACTTCAGATGTGCGGATCAGTCCATAAGAATTTAATGAACATCATTGGAGGCATAAAAAATTTCTAGACCATCCAATCCCAATATTTGTGGACGATTTGATGATCCAcgttttttttttgaactttttgatttttttaggtgtttttttttttttggattttttttatgaTTGATGTTGGAGATGCCTCACGTGCCAAACAACCTCGTGTACTTTCACATACCTTTCCCAATGGGCCGAGCTGTTGGCCCGTTCTGGATTTGCGGGTCAGCCCACTCTAGCAAAGGACTCGCAAAATTTCCAGGGTGCCTGCAGCAAATACCATCCCCACCCCCACCTCGTCGTTGCCACCACCGTTGCCGCCGCCGGAGAACCCGCCCTCTGGAGGTGCAGCCGCCCGCTGATACCACCGCCCTCTCCGCCGCCATGATCTGCGCAAGTAAGCTCTCTTCTCTCGTCCCATCCCTACCACCACGGCCCCGCTCTCTGTCCAATTTCCAAGCACTGACCCGCCGCTGCGCCCTCCCCTCTCCAGTCTCCGGCGAGGTGCCGGAGGACCCGGTCCTGTCGACCAAGTCGGGGCTGCTCTTCGAGCGGCGGCTCATCCAGCGCTACATCGAGGTCACCCCCCCCGCTCTAGGTTTCGCGTCAGGCGCCCGTCCGTGCGCCCGGGCCTTTGCGCTGAATCTGTTTGGTTTTTTGGTTCCCCACAGGATCACGGGAAGTGCCCGGTCACCAAGGACGACCTCGCCATGGACGACCTCGTGACGGTGAAGACCAACAAGGTGTGGCCTGCGAGCTGTTTCTCTTTCCTTCAGTGCGATTCCATGTTTGTCTCGTTGCTCTGAGGAACCTGTTCAGACGCTAGGGTTTGGTCATGAGCCTCCCTGATGCCTTTTAGTGCCGCACTTTGTAGTCGCCTGCTTTTGGATTGGGTTTGGTAATCCTTGACTTAGTACTAGTTAAGTAGTTAGCCATCATGTTCAGGATTCTTTGGCCGAAGGCTCTCCACCTATGTTATTAGTAACCCCGGGAATGATTCGGCCTATTTCGTAGTACGATTTTGCTACTTCAGAAAAATATCTCATAGGTTCTCAATCAGACTTACATAATGGCACAAGGACATTaaattagggtttagggtttgcaGTGATTTTGTACTCTTTTGCATGGTTCAAGTCGCAATTTACAGTAGGTAATAGCATTTGAGCAGGCACCACTATTTCCACACAATGTCGATTACCTACGTAAAGGTTTTAGCCTTAGTGTACTGAAATTAAAACACTGATCATGCATTAACCACCAGTTGAATGAAATATTGGTTTCTTAGATAGGGTCTTGTAACGATCTTTGTGATAATCTATTATATCCACTATCCAAACCACAATTGATAAACCATTACTTGTGGCGCTGAAACTTCTAGCTTAGAGAATGGCAAAAGAAATCGACAACCTGCTTGTTTTTTAGGGCCGACATTCATACCTTGTTAAAATAAACCAGTTACTGTACTCTCATATGTTGTGTATAGCTATCACTTGAAGAACTATCATTTTTTTGCAGATTCCTAAGCCTAGACCTCTGCAAGCTGCAAGTGTCCCTGGACTCCTTGGTATGTTTCAGAATGTaagtgcatgcttccttcttttaCAGTTTATATTTTTAATTTTGTAGTCATCGTAATTCTTAACATGTTCTTTGTATTGGAGTCCATTGTTGTAACTTTTAAGAATCAAGTCAAGTTCTTTTGCGGTTTTACCTAAAGAATGGACATGATTCACAATGTGCTTATGCTTAAATTCAAATAGGAAGAAATAAGTAGTaattgaatatgaacaaattcagCTCACAGAATTTCTCTTTTGCTCTTTGACATTTTAAGACGACTCATGATTTTGTTTCCTTATGTAAGGCTACTGAATTCACTTCCTTTTTTATGTGGGTAGTACCATGAAAAACCGTAATAATCTTGAGATATTCTAAACTGTACAAACATATTTGGCTTTGTACTTCCCGCTTGTTGGTAATTGGTAATGCATTTGAGTCTCTGCATGTTCCTGTAATATTCTTTTTAtggtgaagcatttgatcttctgTTGTTAAATAGTTTGGAATTGTTGTTAAATAGTGCAGATTAAGACTTCTTTCATCTCTGATGTTGCAGGAGTGGGATGCTCTCATGCTGTCTAATTTTGCTTTGGAGCAGCAGCTACATACAGCAAGACAAGAACTCAGTCATGCGTTATACCAGGTTTTCCAATCTTTTCAAATAGTATCTTGAATTATATAGACTTTTTAAATTGTTTTCAACAACGAATTATTCTTCCTTTTAAAGTGCAAGTGCCATTTGATACCAGCATCTTCAGAAAACCTTGCAGTTGCCAGCTAGTCAAGTTTCTGATATTTCAGCCTTATGGATCTTTGTGAATGTGCTTAGAGAATTTTGGAGCTTCATACAGCCATAGCTAGGACATCTTTGCGGATCACTTGGATAGGATGTTCCTTCATTTATTTCTAGAAATGCTTTATTTTTTAGTCTTCTTTCATGAGCATGATCATCATGTACCCATTATTTTTTACTAGCTTGTTTTGCCCATTTCCAGCATGATGCTGCTTGCCGTGTTATCTCCAGACTAAAGAAGGAAAGAGATGAGTCTCGGACACTTCTGGCCCAAGCTGAAAGGCAGATTCCTATTTCAGCTGCAGGACCTGCACCAGTAGCTGCTGTTACAATTGGGAAAAGAGGTTTTCACCGCTCTAAAATGACAGAAGCTAACTTTTTTCTGTCTGTTTTGCTCTAATACTCTTTCCTTGATATACAGCTTTGGAAGATGAAGTGAGTCCTGATGGGAAGAAGATACGTCCTGGTATTAATCCTGTCATGATTGAGGAATTGACAGAATGCAATTCTATGCTCTCAGCACAGCGCAAGAAACGGCAGGTGTGCATCTTTGCTCCCTAACAATCAATTAAGCAAGGACCTGAAGTTTGTTGTTCGTCAAACCTGTCCTGTTTTTGTTCATAGGAAACTTGATATACCCGTCTCGAAACTTTTGCGTGCTACACGCCTTCTAGATCGTGTTATATAGAGATTATATGGCAAAATAACTGTGGTTTTCACCCACTTGTTTTTTGTCTTGTGTTGTTGAAATGGTACTAATTTCTGTGTTTGTCAGGTACCTCCAAGTTTAGCACCAATTGATGCACTTGAAAGATACACTCAAATCTCCAGTCATCCACTTCACAAAACAAACAAACCAGGGATCTTATCTATTGATATTCATCATTCAAAGGTcagattattttttattttccttgttgataagattttgataTTACAATTGTGGTTTGACTATGGTGTATGCATTTCAAGTTTAGTTTTAGAAATTGATAAATTGTATGCTTCAATAGTGAAACTGCAATGACGGTTGTTTACTTGCCTAATTGATTTCTATTTTTATCACCAGGATATTATTGCTACTGGGGGCGTCGATACAAATGCCGTTCTTTTCGATAGGCCGTCGGGTCAAGTCTTGTGCACTCTCACTGATCACTCAAAGAAGGTCGCTCGccaaactcccccccccccccctcctctcctTAATATCTGCATATGTTAATATTAGCTTATTCCTATGCACAGATTACCAGTTTGAAATTTGTTCTCCGGGATGAccttt includes:
- the LOC123449851 gene encoding pre-mRNA-processing factor 19-like: MGRAVGPFWICGSAHSSKGLAKFPGCLQQIPSPPPPRRCHHRCRRRRTRPLEVQPPADTTALSAAMICAISGEVPEDPVLSTKSGLLFERRLIQRYIEDHGKCPVTKDDLAMDDLVTVKTNKIPKPRPLQAASVPGLLGMFQNEWDALMLSNFALEQQLHTARQELSHALYQHDAACRVISRLKKERDESRTLLAQAERQIPISAAGPAPVAAVTIGKRALEDEVSPDGKKIRPGINPVMIEELTECNSMLSAQRKKRQVPPSLAPIDALERYTQISSHPLHKTNKPGILSIDIHHSKDIIATGGVDTNAVLFDRPSGQVLCTLTDHSKKITSLKFVLRDDLLITGSADKTVRLWQGNEDGSYGCRHTMKDHVAEVEAVTVHASQKYFATASRDNTWCFYDISTGSCLTQVGEASGQDGYTSAAFHPDGLILGTGTSEGVIKIWDVKSQTRVAKFEGEVGHVGTVTAISFSENGYFLATAALDGVKLWDLRKLRNFRTLSPFDPDTPTSSVEFDFSGSYIAVAGSDIRVYQVANVKTEWNLVKTLPDLSGTGKVTSVKFGADAKYVAVGSMDHNLRVFGLPGDEQMEEAKPESAEQ